Proteins from a genomic interval of Synechococcus sp. A15-28:
- a CDS encoding FAD-dependent oxidoreductase — MNRPVAVVGAGSLGLGTAWHLASLGHPVTIYDPRLTQRVSRTRSSTELNGTTASLGVLMGHVFRRSSGRGWRLRKRSMELWPLWINRLQRFVPELALQTPLLQVAGDEATGIRLNGLASQRQQLGLKSLSPAELDAIWPRAEHGGLRSEQDGRVDPLKLQQSLRRALEEHQVTQVAEPVDTLERHRSGWRVVRTGGQRDDFAAVVICAALASSALLAPLDHDRPMTPVLGQALRLELKEAPINWQQWPAVLVDQGVNLIPDGPNQLLLGATVEPGSEAAEDPLALMRSLHGKAPDWLKSATVVEHWSGLRARPVERPAPLLEQLEPGLLLASGHYRNGVLLLPASAEWIAAELNHNLPITGA; from the coding sequence CTGAACCGTCCAGTCGCCGTTGTCGGTGCCGGCTCCCTCGGCCTTGGCACCGCCTGGCACCTGGCCTCTCTCGGCCACCCGGTGACGATCTACGATCCCCGCCTGACACAGCGAGTCAGCAGGACAAGGTCTTCCACCGAACTCAACGGCACCACCGCGTCCCTGGGCGTGCTCATGGGGCACGTCTTCCGTCGATCCAGTGGTCGTGGCTGGCGGCTGCGAAAACGCAGCATGGAACTCTGGCCCCTCTGGATCAACCGCTTGCAACGCTTCGTGCCGGAACTGGCTCTACAAACCCCGCTGCTGCAAGTTGCTGGTGATGAAGCCACCGGAATCCGGCTCAACGGTCTGGCCTCACAACGCCAACAGCTTGGGCTGAAAAGCCTTTCCCCTGCAGAACTGGACGCAATCTGGCCAAGAGCGGAACACGGTGGATTGCGCTCCGAACAAGACGGTCGCGTGGATCCTTTGAAACTGCAGCAATCCCTGCGGCGTGCTCTTGAGGAGCATCAGGTGACTCAGGTGGCCGAACCAGTCGATACCCTCGAGCGTCACCGTTCCGGCTGGCGTGTGGTGAGGACCGGAGGCCAACGGGACGACTTCGCTGCTGTGGTGATCTGCGCAGCCCTAGCCAGCTCAGCACTGCTGGCACCTCTTGATCACGACCGGCCCATGACGCCGGTGCTGGGCCAGGCCCTGCGGTTGGAATTGAAGGAAGCGCCCATCAACTGGCAGCAATGGCCTGCGGTCCTGGTGGATCAAGGCGTCAACCTCATCCCCGATGGACCGAATCAGTTGCTGCTGGGGGCCACCGTTGAACCGGGCAGTGAAGCGGCCGAAGACCCCCTGGCCTTAATGCGTTCCCTCCACGGCAAGGCCCCGGACTGGCTCAAATCCGCCACGGTGGTTGAGCACTGGAGTGGCCTGCGGGCCAGGCCGGTGGAGCGGCCAGCGCCACTTCTTGAGCAGCTCGAGCCCGGTCTGCTGCTGGCCAGTGGTCATTACCGCAACGGTGTGCTGCTGCTGCCGGCCAGTGCTGAATGGATCGCAGCTGAACTCAATCACAACCTTCCGATTACCGGCGCTTAG
- a CDS encoding O-antigen ligase family protein gives MIRDRRIGGRAFRLGLLFLPSSALLAAIGLFIACISGSRGRVQPLWRDRWCQPLLLAGVLMLIGACLAENAGLAWAGLANWLPFIWAFWAFQPHLEGSSQRRQAVWMLLAGTLPVLVTGFGQMLLGWQGPWQVGGGAIIWFLHPDGRPIGRLSGLFDYANITGAWLAVVWPLMLAAVLRPDGWPRRGGALLLSMATAMAVLLTQSRNAMGGLVLALPFVLGSWQWLWLLPLLLLLASPLLLAVLPGVPAGLQQWGMRLLPDQVLVRVLESQGETAWKHTRLGQWQYALQLVAARPWFGWGAAAFSVLYPIHAAKRWHGHVHNLPLELAVSHGLPVMVLIVGTVLVLLMLTARRGMLQKPPLERAWWAATLVLVVMHATDLPLFDSRLNILGWTLLAGLYAFIRESEPDRDGLAASPERVDP, from the coding sequence ATGATTAGAGATCGGCGCATCGGGGGTCGGGCGTTCCGACTCGGATTGTTGTTTCTGCCCTCCAGTGCCCTGCTTGCCGCGATTGGGCTGTTCATCGCCTGCATCAGCGGCAGTCGTGGTCGGGTGCAGCCGCTGTGGCGGGATCGCTGGTGCCAGCCGCTGCTGCTGGCCGGGGTGTTGATGCTGATCGGGGCCTGCCTGGCCGAGAACGCCGGCCTGGCCTGGGCAGGTCTGGCCAATTGGTTGCCCTTTATCTGGGCGTTCTGGGCCTTTCAACCTCACCTCGAGGGGTCCAGCCAACGTCGACAGGCGGTGTGGATGCTGCTGGCGGGCACTCTGCCTGTGCTGGTGACGGGATTCGGCCAGATGCTCCTGGGTTGGCAGGGTCCCTGGCAGGTCGGTGGCGGGGCGATCATCTGGTTTCTGCATCCCGATGGCCGCCCGATCGGTCGCCTGTCTGGATTGTTCGATTACGCCAACATCACCGGCGCCTGGCTGGCGGTGGTCTGGCCTCTGATGCTCGCGGCCGTGCTTCGCCCCGATGGCTGGCCTCGCCGTGGTGGGGCCCTGCTGCTGTCCATGGCCACGGCGATGGCTGTGCTGCTCACCCAGTCACGCAACGCCATGGGTGGGCTGGTGCTGGCCCTCCCCTTCGTGCTCGGGTCCTGGCAGTGGCTGTGGTTGCTTCCCCTACTCCTGCTTCTTGCTTCACCCCTTCTGCTCGCTGTTCTGCCGGGGGTTCCCGCCGGGCTGCAGCAGTGGGGGATGCGCCTGCTGCCGGATCAGGTGCTGGTGCGGGTTCTGGAAAGTCAAGGGGAAACCGCCTGGAAACACACGCGTTTGGGTCAGTGGCAGTACGCCCTGCAATTGGTGGCTGCCCGCCCTTGGTTCGGATGGGGTGCCGCCGCCTTCAGCGTTCTTTATCCAATTCACGCTGCCAAGCGCTGGCATGGCCATGTCCATAACCTGCCGCTGGAGCTGGCCGTCAGCCACGGACTGCCGGTGATGGTGTTGATTGTCGGCACTGTCCTGGTGTTGCTGATGCTGACTGCACGGCGCGGGATGTTGCAGAAGCCTCCTCTGGAGCGGGCCTGGTGGGCGGCCACGTTGGTGCTGGTGGTGATGCATGCCACCGATCTGCCGCTGTTTGACAGCCGCCTCAACATCCTTGGCTGGACCCTGCTGGCAGGGCTTTATGCGTTTATTAGGGAGTCAGAGCCTGATCGTGATGGTCTCGCAGCTTCTCCGGAGCGAGTGGACCCCTGA
- the psbQ gene encoding photosystem II protein PsbQ yields the protein MLKALRRLAAICLCVALSLGLMAPAAVNAAGINPDDLAVIRRQAAAFEATKSRLPDLARLVSDEDWVFTRNLLHGPMQEVGREMSYINQRLDRSERKDADKIARKLKEALADLDEAARLQDGSRLQRSYSNLAASFDAYSDVIPAEAFS from the coding sequence ATGCTGAAGGCCCTGCGCCGCCTGGCCGCGATCTGCCTCTGCGTCGCGTTGAGCCTGGGTCTGATGGCCCCGGCTGCTGTCAACGCTGCTGGCATCAATCCAGACGACCTGGCGGTGATCCGCCGACAGGCCGCAGCATTTGAAGCCACCAAGTCACGTCTGCCTGATCTGGCCCGCTTGGTGAGTGATGAGGACTGGGTCTTCACGCGCAACCTTCTGCACGGACCCATGCAGGAAGTCGGCCGTGAAATGTCGTACATCAATCAGCGCCTGGATCGCTCTGAGCGCAAGGACGCCGACAAGATCGCCCGCAAACTCAAGGAAGCCCTGGCCGACCTCGACGAAGCGGCTCGCCTGCAGGATGGCTCCCGTCTGCAACGGTCCTACAGCAATCTGGCGGCCAGCTTCGACGCCTATTCCGACGTGATCCCAGCTGAGGCCTTCAGCTGA
- a CDS encoding shikimate dehydrogenase: MNNGSTGLVGLLGNPVQHSLSPAMQNAALQELGLNWRYLALPCEGETLPEVLQGLRAVGCRGLNVTIPHKQAVTSLCSELSEPARRLQAVNTLIPDDKDGWRGTNTDVEGFLAPLGGREHWQNQQAVVLGCGGSARAVVAGLQSLGLSSIQVIGRRTEALLTFIADLQLESAPLSSCLETDPAVGELLATADLVVNTTPVGMALHGDATAMPLSSDLWDRLADQATLYDLIYTPRPTAWLHWGQGRGHRCIDGLEMLVQQGAASLRLWSGVNDVPMDTMRQAAEAALSH; encoded by the coding sequence ATGAACAACGGCAGCACTGGCCTGGTGGGGCTGCTCGGCAACCCGGTGCAGCACTCGCTCTCCCCTGCGATGCAGAACGCAGCACTGCAAGAGCTGGGGCTCAACTGGCGGTACCTGGCTCTGCCCTGTGAGGGGGAGACCCTGCCTGAAGTGCTGCAGGGGCTCAGGGCGGTGGGCTGCCGCGGACTCAATGTGACGATCCCCCACAAGCAGGCTGTGACCAGCCTCTGCAGCGAGCTCAGCGAGCCTGCCCGTCGGCTTCAGGCGGTGAACACACTCATCCCCGACGACAAGGATGGCTGGCGGGGCACAAACACCGATGTGGAAGGGTTTCTGGCGCCCCTCGGCGGCCGCGAACACTGGCAAAACCAGCAGGCCGTGGTGCTCGGTTGCGGCGGCTCCGCCCGGGCCGTGGTGGCTGGCTTGCAGTCCCTTGGACTGTCGTCGATCCAAGTGATCGGACGACGCACGGAAGCGTTGCTGACCTTCATCGCTGACCTGCAGCTGGAGAGCGCCCCGCTGAGCAGCTGCCTTGAAACGGACCCCGCCGTGGGTGAGCTGCTGGCCACAGCAGATCTGGTGGTGAACACCACGCCGGTGGGCATGGCCCTGCATGGTGACGCCACCGCCATGCCCCTCAGTTCTGATCTCTGGGACAGGCTTGCGGATCAGGCCACCCTCTACGACCTCATCTACACCCCGCGTCCCACCGCATGGCTGCATTGGGGCCAGGGGCGAGGGCACCGTTGCATCGACGGGCTGGAGATGCTGGTGCAACAGGGTGCCGCATCCCTGAGGCTTTGGAGCGGCGTCAATGACGTTCCCATGGACACCATGCGACAGGCGGCTGAAGCCGCTTTAAGCCATTAG
- the purU gene encoding formyltetrahydrofolate deformylase produces MRDATVILQLICPDRPGLVSELAGWVAANGGNIRHADHHTDAGAGLFLSRIEWDLDGFGLSRVALPEAAAALGTRLNGQAQLHFSDDVPRVAIFASKQAHCLQDLLWRVQSGELPMQVPLVIANHPDLEPLCAGFGVRFVCVPVVKAAKPEAEQRMLELLEENRIELAVLAKYMQVLSGDFLQRFPDVINIHHSFLPAFKGAQPYHRAWERGVKLIGATAHYVTEDLDDGPIIEQTTVPVSHRDDVDDLIRKGRDTERLALARALRMHLHRQVMVYRGRTAVFA; encoded by the coding sequence GTGCGTGATGCCACGGTGATCCTGCAGTTGATCTGCCCGGACCGTCCTGGCTTGGTCAGTGAACTGGCCGGCTGGGTGGCTGCCAACGGCGGCAACATCCGCCATGCCGATCACCACACCGATGCGGGGGCCGGGTTGTTCCTCAGTCGGATCGAATGGGATCTCGATGGGTTCGGTCTGTCACGCGTCGCCCTGCCGGAGGCCGCTGCGGCCCTGGGGACGCGACTGAATGGTCAGGCTCAGCTGCACTTTTCCGATGACGTGCCTCGGGTGGCGATTTTCGCCAGCAAGCAAGCCCATTGCCTTCAGGATCTGCTGTGGCGTGTGCAGAGCGGTGAACTGCCGATGCAGGTGCCCCTGGTCATCGCCAACCACCCGGATCTCGAACCTCTCTGTGCCGGATTCGGGGTTCGTTTTGTCTGCGTCCCCGTGGTCAAGGCAGCCAAACCAGAAGCTGAGCAGAGGATGCTGGAGCTGCTGGAGGAGAACCGGATCGAACTCGCCGTGCTCGCCAAGTACATGCAGGTGCTCAGCGGCGACTTTCTTCAGCGTTTCCCGGATGTGATCAACATCCACCACTCTTTTTTGCCGGCCTTCAAGGGGGCGCAGCCCTACCACCGGGCCTGGGAGCGGGGGGTCAAATTGATCGGGGCCACTGCGCACTACGTGACTGAGGACCTCGACGACGGGCCGATCATCGAGCAGACCACCGTGCCCGTCAGCCACCGTGACGATGTCGATGACCTGATCCGCAAAGGACGTGACACAGAGCGGTTGGCGCTGGCACGGGCCCTGCGGATGCACCTTCATCGACAGGTGATGGTGTATCGCGGCCGAACTGCGGTGTTTGCATGA
- the dnaK gene encoding molecular chaperone DnaK — MGKVVGIDLGTTNSCVSVMEGGKPTVIANAEGFRTTPSVVAYTKNQDQLVGQIAKRQAVMNPDNTFYSVKRFIGRRVDEVNEESKEVSYGVEKAGANVKVKCPVLDKQFAPEEVSAQVLRKLAEDAGKYLGENVTQAVITVPAYFNDSQRQATKDAGKIAGLEVLRIINEPTAAALAYGLDKKSNERILVFDLGGGTFDVSVLEVGDGVFEVLSTSGDTHLGGDDFDKVIVDHLAETFKSNEGIDLRQDKQALQRLTEAAEKAKIELSSATQSEINLPFITATPEGPKHLDLTLTRAKFEELAANLIDRCRIPVEQALKDAKLSSSELDEIVMVGGSTRIPAVLELVKRTTSKDPNQTVNPDEVVAVGAAIQGGVLAGEVKDILLLDVTPLSLGVETLGGVMTKMITRNTTVPTKKTETYSTAVDGQTNVEIHVLQGEREMASDNKSLGTFRLDGIPPAPRGVPQIEVTFDIDANGILSVTAKDKGSGKEQSISITGASTLSDSEVDKMVKDAEANASADKEKREKIDLKNQAETLVYQAEKQMGELGDKVEADAKAKVEEKRTKLQEAVNAEDYDAMKTLLEELQQELYTVGASVYQQEGAAGGAAPGGDAGAGAAPGGGDASDDVIDAEFTETK; from the coding sequence ATGGGCAAGGTTGTCGGCATTGACCTTGGCACCACGAACAGTTGCGTGTCCGTGATGGAGGGTGGCAAACCCACCGTCATCGCGAACGCCGAGGGTTTCCGAACCACGCCCTCCGTCGTGGCATACACCAAGAACCAGGACCAGCTGGTCGGTCAGATCGCCAAGCGTCAGGCGGTCATGAACCCGGACAACACGTTTTATTCCGTCAAGCGCTTCATCGGCCGTCGTGTTGATGAAGTGAATGAGGAATCCAAGGAAGTGAGCTACGGCGTCGAGAAGGCCGGCGCCAACGTCAAGGTGAAGTGCCCTGTTCTCGACAAGCAGTTCGCCCCTGAGGAGGTGTCTGCCCAGGTCTTGCGCAAGCTGGCTGAAGATGCCGGTAAGTACCTCGGTGAGAACGTCACCCAGGCGGTGATCACCGTCCCCGCCTACTTCAACGATTCCCAGCGTCAGGCCACCAAGGACGCCGGAAAGATCGCCGGCCTCGAGGTGCTGAGGATCATCAACGAGCCCACCGCAGCGGCTCTGGCCTATGGCCTCGACAAGAAGAGCAACGAGCGCATCCTTGTTTTCGACCTGGGCGGCGGCACCTTCGACGTGTCCGTGCTCGAGGTTGGTGACGGTGTTTTCGAGGTGCTCTCCACCTCCGGCGACACCCACCTGGGTGGCGACGACTTTGACAAGGTGATCGTTGATCATCTGGCTGAGACCTTCAAGTCCAACGAAGGCATCGATCTGCGTCAGGACAAGCAGGCTCTGCAGCGCCTGACCGAGGCGGCTGAGAAGGCCAAGATCGAGCTGTCCAGCGCCACCCAGAGCGAGATCAACCTGCCGTTCATCACGGCCACGCCTGAGGGTCCCAAGCACCTGGATCTCACCCTCACCCGGGCCAAGTTCGAAGAGCTGGCCGCCAACCTGATCGACCGCTGCCGCATCCCTGTGGAGCAGGCGCTCAAGGACGCCAAGCTCTCCTCCAGTGAGCTGGACGAGATCGTGATGGTGGGTGGTTCCACCCGCATTCCGGCCGTGCTGGAGCTGGTGAAGCGCACCACCAGCAAGGACCCCAACCAGACCGTCAATCCTGACGAGGTGGTGGCCGTCGGCGCCGCCATTCAGGGCGGTGTGCTGGCCGGTGAGGTCAAGGACATCCTGCTGCTGGACGTCACGCCTCTCTCCCTGGGTGTGGAAACCCTGGGTGGCGTGATGACCAAGATGATCACCCGCAACACCACGGTCCCCACCAAGAAGACCGAGACCTACTCGACGGCTGTGGATGGTCAGACCAACGTGGAGATCCACGTGCTCCAGGGTGAGCGCGAAATGGCCTCCGACAACAAGTCGCTCGGAACCTTCCGTCTCGATGGCATCCCTCCGGCCCCCCGTGGTGTGCCCCAGATCGAGGTGACCTTCGATATTGATGCCAACGGCATCCTCAGCGTCACCGCCAAGGACAAGGGCAGCGGCAAGGAGCAGTCGATCTCGATCACGGGTGCCTCCACCCTGTCGGATTCCGAGGTGGACAAGATGGTGAAGGATGCCGAGGCCAACGCCAGCGCCGACAAGGAGAAGCGCGAAAAGATCGACCTGAAGAACCAGGCCGAGACCCTCGTTTATCAGGCTGAAAAGCAGATGGGCGAGCTGGGTGACAAGGTCGAGGCCGATGCCAAGGCCAAGGTCGAGGAGAAGCGCACCAAGCTCCAGGAGGCCGTCAACGCGGAGGATTACGACGCGATGAAGACCTTGCTGGAGGAACTGCAGCAGGAGCTCTACACCGTGGGTGCTTCCGTCTATCAGCAGGAGGGTGCTGCGGGTGGAGCCGCTCCCGGTGGCGACGCAGGAGCCGGTGCTGCCCCCGGCGGTGGTGACGCCAGCGATGACGTCATCGATGCCGAGTTCACCGAGACCAAGTGA
- a CDS encoding radical SAM protein produces MLAFPSTYSVGITSLGYQIVWATLARRSDVDVRRLFTDQGDPLPRHCDLFGLSLSWELDGPVLPELLQNQRIPIWAAERRDQDPIVFGGGPVLTANPEPLAPFFDAVLLGDGELLLPAFIDALQQCRGADRQVRLRHLAQVPGVYVPALYAPRYDTDGELMAVEPVDPDVPAMVEKQTWRGNTLSHSTVVTPEAAWPDIHMVEVVRSCPELCRFCLASYLTLPFRTPSLDDGLIPAVEKGMTATKRLGLLGASVTQHPQFSDLLQWLDQDRFDGTRISVSSVRASTVTPELGRILAKRGSRSLTIAIESGSERMREVVNKKLTTEAIHAAAQHAKQGGLSGMKLYGMVGLPTETDADVDATADLLLTLKKGTPGLRFTLGVSTFVPKAQTPFQWQGVRPEADKRLKRLAKKVKPKGIEFRPESYGWSVIQALLSRSDRRLAPVIAAVGDARESIGGWKKAYRAALSGELDPPPGDPLPAPPPWDEVIHATWEPSRVLPWIQLRGPLAPEKLRDHHDQALTP; encoded by the coding sequence GCGACCTGTTCGGGCTGTCCCTGAGCTGGGAGCTGGATGGCCCCGTCTTGCCGGAACTGCTGCAGAACCAGCGCATCCCCATCTGGGCCGCGGAGCGTCGCGATCAGGATCCGATCGTCTTCGGTGGCGGTCCGGTCCTGACCGCCAACCCTGAACCGTTGGCTCCCTTTTTTGATGCGGTGCTGCTCGGGGATGGAGAGCTGCTGCTGCCCGCCTTCATCGATGCCCTCCAGCAGTGCCGTGGGGCTGACCGCCAGGTACGCCTGCGACACCTCGCTCAGGTGCCCGGTGTGTACGTACCGGCGCTCTATGCACCGCGGTACGACACCGACGGGGAACTGATGGCCGTGGAACCCGTCGATCCGGACGTTCCGGCCATGGTCGAAAAGCAGACCTGGCGCGGCAATACCCTCAGCCACTCCACGGTGGTGACACCGGAGGCCGCCTGGCCCGACATTCACATGGTGGAAGTCGTGCGCAGTTGCCCGGAACTGTGCCGCTTCTGTCTGGCCAGCTATCTCACCCTCCCCTTCCGCACACCATCCCTGGACGACGGTCTGATTCCAGCGGTGGAAAAGGGGATGACCGCCACCAAACGGCTTGGACTGCTGGGCGCCTCGGTGACCCAGCATCCCCAGTTCTCCGATCTGCTCCAGTGGTTGGATCAGGACCGCTTCGACGGCACGCGGATCAGCGTCAGTTCCGTGAGGGCCTCCACGGTGACCCCTGAACTGGGACGGATTCTGGCCAAACGCGGCAGTCGGTCACTCACAATTGCCATCGAAAGCGGCAGCGAACGCATGCGGGAGGTGGTCAACAAAAAACTCACCACCGAAGCGATCCATGCCGCCGCCCAGCACGCCAAGCAAGGCGGGCTGTCAGGCATGAAGCTCTACGGCATGGTCGGGTTGCCCACGGAAACCGATGCCGATGTGGACGCCACCGCCGATCTGCTGCTGACCCTGAAAAAAGGCACCCCTGGGCTGCGGTTCACCCTTGGCGTCAGCACCTTCGTGCCCAAGGCGCAGACCCCCTTCCAATGGCAAGGGGTGCGGCCGGAAGCGGACAAACGCTTGAAACGGCTGGCGAAGAAAGTCAAACCCAAGGGCATTGAGTTCCGCCCAGAGAGCTACGGCTGGAGCGTGATCCAGGCCCTGCTGTCCCGCAGCGACCGACGCCTGGCCCCGGTGATCGCCGCCGTCGGCGACGCCCGAGAGAGCATCGGCGGATGGAAGAAGGCCTATCGAGCAGCCCTCAGCGGCGAGCTGGATCCACCGCCAGGAGATCCACTACCGGCACCGCCCCCCTGGGATGAAGTGATTCATGCGACCTGGGAACCCTCCCGGGTCCTGCCCTGGATCCAACTCAGGGGTCCACTCGCTCCGGAGAAGCTGCGAGACCATCACGATCAGGCTCTGACTCCCTAA